In Hymenobacter volaticus, the genomic window GCAAGGCCCTGATTACGGGCGGCGACTCTGGTATGGGCCGCGCCGCCGCCATTGCCTACGCCCGCGAAGGCGCCGATGTAGCCATCAACTACCTGCCAGCCGAAGAGCCCGATGCCAAGGAAGTTATTGCCCTCATCAAGGCCGAAGGCCGCAAAGCCATTGCCATTCCGGGTGACCTGCGTGACGAAGCATTCTGCCAGAAGATGGTAGCCGATGCCGTGCGTGAGCTCGGGGGACTGGATATTCTGGTCAGCAATGCCGCCCGGCAGCAAGCCCACCCGTCGATTCTGGACATCTCGACCGAGCAGTTCGACTGGACGATGAAAACCAATATCTACGCGCCGTTCTGGATCATCAAAGCCGCCTTGCCGCATATGCAGCCAGGCTCAACCATCATTGGTACCACTTCGGTGCAGGCCACCGACCCCTCGGCAGATCTGTACGATTATGCCCAAACCAAGGCGGCCACTACTAGCTTTGTTCGCTCGTTGGCCAAGCAACTTGGCCCCAAAGGCATCCGGGTAAACGGCGTAGCCCCAGGTCCAATCTGGACGCCTTTGCAAGTGAGCGGCGGTGCCACCCAGGAAAAATTAAAGAACTTTGGCGGTACCACACCGCTAGGTCGGCCTGGCCAGCCCGCCGAGTTGGCGTCTATTTATGTGCAGTTAGCAGCTAGTGATGCGAGCTACGCCAACGGCCAAGTGTACGGAGCTGCCGGCGGCGATGGGCAGCCATAACGGTTGATAAGTCAAGCCTGTTCAAGAAGTAGACTCCAATAAAAGCAACGAGCGAGAAAGCAGGAAACCTGCCTTCTCGCTCGTTTTGTTTGTAGCAACCTAGCTTTAAACTTGTTAAACACTTCGTCCGGTATCAGGCCAACACTTATTGCAGGCTAAAGCACCTCTCGCAAGTGTTTGTAGTTGGCTTTCACGGTGTCGAGCACGTCGTCCATGCGACCACTGAGCATAAGCTTACTCATTGATACGGCAAAGCCGGCCATCTGCTCGATTTCCACTTTGGGCGGCATTGCCAGGGCATTAGGGTCGGTTAGCACATTCACCAGCATGGGCCCATCGAAGGCCATGGCATGCTCCAGAGCTTGGCGCACTTGCCCCGGCTCGTGCACCGTCACGGCAGCAATGCCCATGGCTTGAGCAATGGCGGCAAAGTCGGTATTGGGCATGTCGGTTTGCCAATCGGGCAGGCCAGCCACTTCCATTTCCAGCTTCACCATGCCCAAGGCCCGGTTGTTGAACACGATAATCTTGATGGGCAGCTTGTATTGCACAATGGTCGACAAATCGCCGAGCAGCATGGTGAGGCCACCGTCGCCGCACATGGCAATTACTTGCTGACCAGGCCGCGCTAGAGCCGCCCCAATGGCTTGCGGCATGGCATTGGCCATCGAGCCGTGGTTCCAAGAGCCCATCATCACACGCCGACCAGTGGCCCGGATGTAGCGCGCGCCCCACACGCAACTCATGCCCGTATCGACCGTGAAAATGGCATCATCGG contains:
- a CDS encoding SDR family oxidoreductase, which gives rise to MQEENKLSRRQIINGLGATIAAAAISPVLSVEGAPVAADSAPVPLLDPTKTYPKPPFKSQSQPWPGLVSQMEPRPDHGEKSYKGSGRLKGRKALITGGDSGMGRAAAIAYAREGADVAINYLPAEEPDAKEVIALIKAEGRKAIAIPGDLRDEAFCQKMVADAVRELGGLDILVSNAARQQAHPSILDISTEQFDWTMKTNIYAPFWIIKAALPHMQPGSTIIGTTSVQATDPSADLYDYAQTKAATTSFVRSLAKQLGPKGIRVNGVAPGPIWTPLQVSGGATQEKLKNFGGTTPLGRPGQPAELASIYVQLAASDASYANGQVYGAAGGDGQP